The Cinclus cinclus chromosome 5, bCinCin1.1, whole genome shotgun sequence genome segment AGAAACGGAGCAAACTTTCTAGCAGGACTTGTTACACTAGTACAAGGAAGTAATGatcttaaacaaaacaaaacagaaaaaggtgTATTTAGAACTACATTTAGAAGAAACTTCTTATGGTGAGAATGGTGAAgcagtggaacaggttgcccagggaagtggtgaagtGGTAGGTGCCCCATCCTGGGAAACATTAtggtcaggttggacaggactcTGAGCAAGCTGGTCTAACTGCAGATGTGCCTGCTTATTgcaggggggttggactggatgacccttaaggtcccttctaacccaaaatACTTTGTGATTCATAGAATTTTGACAAGGGCTAGAAAATGTTCTAGAGATTGTGTTTTGAGGCAACAGCTCTGAAACACGCAAGATTTGACTGCCATTAAAGACTGAAGTTAATCTGGCCTGCTATGTCCTGCTCTACTGCCAGGAGGAAGTATTTCTGTGAGTTATTCCCATTGGTGACATGGCACTGACCCTCCTCAGGTTTTACTGCAGTTGTGCTCCTTCAAAACATGACAGCAAAGAGTGTTCATAGTAGAATGGCTGTGTTGGTTCAGGTTAAAGGCTAAACCTGGCATCTCCAGCCCTAGCCTTAAGGATTTTAGAAAAATTTGTTATTTCccagaaacaaaatttttaaaaatccccaacagTGAAAACAGCTAATAAAACCAAAGCAATCCAAAAACCTAAACAAGGAAAAGCAAGACAAACTCACAGCTTGGCAGTAAATGTGCAGCATGGCAGTgctctgcagaggctggggtTGCTGTCCTAGCTGTAGCAGGTGGCAGCAGTGTTGTGGCACTGAGCTGAGTCCAGCTCAGTCCAATGTTCACAGGGCCACAAGGAGGTGGCACTCACATCTCATGCTTTGTActgctttccttcctcagaTGCCAGTACTGACTCCAAGATTATCCATCAAAATagaggtgtttttcttttaacttctctattctttcatctgttttcaaaagcaaatgttttaGGAAagaagggttttgttttgaagaagtgctgggaaaaaacccatgTCACaagtgagattaaaaaaaaatagcctcAAGGGCTCCATTGTTCAATTGCAGAGAATAGCATATTTCATCTTAAAACAGCCTTAACTTAAGACAGGATTTAGCACCATAATTCACAGACACGTGCCTGGAAGAATATCCTTGCGTTACTGATGCTATTATATATGATCATTTCCATGTAATCATCTTTTCAAGTTTATTGAATTTAATCCTCAATGCAGTTGCGTTTcttgtgcttttattttgtggGAAGACTGTTACATAACTGCATTCCTATAATTTTAATGCATATTACAAACAAatgtttgggctttttcttctctcaccaccagaaatgcaaatttaaagtaaatattAATCTTTTTACCTGTCAATTAACATGTTATGGCTGTACTGTAATGAAATTACTTAAGGTATCGTCCACAAGCAGACAGAACAGTGTTCTTCATTCCTCTGAATATGTGAAAATGAGATCATTGTGAATTTTACAGGGGCAATGCACATACTCCTGTAATTCCAATTACCAAAACTAAAGGATTTGTTAGGgtaatttgtaattttattattgCTTGTGTTTTTGGTAGAAAGAGCCACAATGGCCTAATCAGTTTTATGTAAAATTTCACAAGtcagattattttaattactttttatatttttttttcttatttcagtgGGAGAAATTACAGATGACAACaagtgagaggagaaaaattgtGTGTTCAGTCACATTCCATATAATTGCAATTACCTGTGTTGTTTGGTCATTGTATGTTTTAATTGACAGAACTGCTGAAGAAATTAAACAAGGCAATGATAACGGTAAGTGTCTTTTACCTTCAGTGCTGCTGATAATGCAGTGCCTGGCTTTGAAAGGCAGCTCTGTAACCAGTCACATTCTGAATGCGTCAGTATGAAAATCTTACCTTATGCCCCAGCAGAGAGAACTCTGTAATTATTACAACAGCTTAAGTAGCCTGATGGTTCTTCCTGGGTTAATCTCCCATTATCTCGGTAATTCTAAAGCTCAGGAAAAAGATGAGTCAAGTTCAAACAGCTCAGTGCAAGTCAGCTCCTTAAATAGCAATTTATTTATATGAATCACTTGAACCTCGATAGGAAGCAAAGTACGATAGACCCTCTTCATTAACAACCCTCTTAATATGAACTTCCAAGAGACTGTCTTCCAGTTGTGTTAGTCCTTCGTGTGGGACTTGAGTAGCACTGAAAGCCATTCCTGTATCCTTTCAAATACAGTTTCACTGTGAATGTCCATGTCCCAGCTGTATTTATTCTCTGGAACAGAGAAGTCATGGAGTCTCCATCTGCAGAGATACTGAAAATCCAACTGGACCTGTGTAAAAAAATGCATGCTTAATGTTAGTAGGAGCCATACTTAGCATACGTGGAAAACATATCCTAAATTTGACTACTCTTTTCTGTTCCAAATCTAAGTTTATTTGGTCTTAAATTTAGTCTTAAATGTGATCATGATGATAAAAAGCTTTTGAGTTTTGATATGAATTGAATTTAAGCACCCTAGAGGAACAAAGGTCTCTAGCTTTGTTATAttcatggaaaacaaaacaggtgGAGCTTTGTGCCTTGCTAGTTAGATAAATATTTGATGATACTCCTCATGCTTGCCTTTCTTGcctcagagaggaaaataagcAACAAGCATCAGTAAGTCACAGATGAATACACACTACAAAGTCTTGTTTTGCATTCTTTCTAAATGGGTAACCTTATTTTTTATCTCAAAAAACCTGGCCCAGAGGACAGGACTAGGAATAGCTTTGAACTTCTATTTATGAGTACAACTATATCACCCCACTCATTACAAGGAGGAAGCTATTTCTGTAGATGAGCTGaatttaaataacaaaacagCTAACAGGTATTTTTGTTGTTACACACAATGCAAAAGTCATGTTAATTATTCCTGGTAGGCTCAAGGAGTATTTATGATTTGTGTGTAGCATTCAGTATTTGCCAAATGTAATGGCTGACACTAACACATAGACAAAGAGATGCCGTGGAGCTACTTGCAACATGCAGAAGTGTGAAGAGGATGCTTTTGCCCCAAAATTTGCTTGTTGCAAGGGAGAATACTTTTACAAAAATGAACATGTATTTGTGGGGAGTAAGAAGGACATAGATGTAGTTTGctttcttctccattttctctctttaaatgGGAATTGCCAAGACAAAGACAgtcagcactggaaaaaaaccacttcATAAACATACtttgagaaggagaaaaattgaAAGCCCTGAATAATAGTAGTACTGTTTGTTAATATTCTGAGTTTAAAAATCCCGTTTTAAATGGACATCTCTAACTATTTAaagggttgggattttttttttttctctttagggAAATGTATGATGCAAACCCTTTAATTACTAAACCTGACACTGGTTTatagaaaagcaaatttaaaatactCTAGAATTTACGTGGCACCAGCAGTAGGGAATCAAGTTTCACATAAATTTATTCTGCTGGAAGAAGCAGTTCTAGGTTCAACTgacctttttttctcctaataaCGCTCAAGTCTGAAAACATGGCAATCctggaaataaatgaaagataCAAAACTCTCTGTCCCATACCagttaataagaaaaaatacttcCTGTATTGccacagaaacagcagcagcctaTCTTCAATGTTAAAAGGTGGAAGTAAGTCTGAAAGAAAGCTTTTGAGAGTGGCATTGAGTTTTTTATTTGACCAAATGGTGGTCAAATCAGTTAAAAGTGGGAAGTAGTTTCCTATTCTACAGGCAGATTCTTGGCCTGCTTATGGAATAGGAAAACTATCTTCTAGAGCCACAACTGCCCCAGGCATTCTTATCAAGTGGCTTATTTACAGTATACATTACTGAAACTCAGTCCTCGATATTCAACGTATAACATAAACTTTCTATTTCAAAGGTGTCCTCGAATGGCCATTTTGGACAAAACTCGTTGTGGTGGCCATTGGATTCACAGGAGGCCTGGTCTTCATGTATGTGCAGTGTAAGGTTTACGTCCAGCTCTGGCGCAGGTTGAAAGCCTACAACAGAGTGATCTTTGTTCAGAACTGCCCAGACACCATGAAAAAACTGGAGGAGAAAAACTCTCCGTGCACTCAGCTCTTGGAGGTGAAGGATGCAGTGGTGGTGCCAGTAGCACAGACAGGTACAAActctcagctggcagcagaagAGGCGACATCGGAGCTCATGCCAGTTTGACACGGACGGTACTGCTTCTTCCCTGCAGAGTAAGCCGTAGTGTTTGCTATACTACAAGTGCTacaagaaagcagaaattactgtgcattttttcagttaaaaatgacaccaaccaaacaacagaaaaataccCCATACAAAAACCAAAACCGTACAAGGAAAATGGATCCAGCAAAGCAACTTGTTACTGTATGGAATGTGATCGTTCGTGACGTAGTTTTGCAACTAGTCAGCAAGTGTAGTGAAAGTGGAAGTGTAGAAAGTGCAATAGAGAACAGGTTTAACACACAATGCCAAACCAATGTGacaatgtactttttttttttcctaactgggctggctgggaaagtAGAAAACAGAAGTGATACAATGATTTTGTTTATGGAAGACACAAAACCTTTCATCTGTTTACTACTAAAAGTTGTATTTGCTATTTACCTTTTCAAAGATACACTTCAAAGGTTACCAATCCAAGTTATATGCATTAACAGAATCAAACTAAAGAGAGCTGTACTGCAGCACTCCCTCTCTAAGCCTCATATGGTAACACCTTCATGTGACTGCAGTGGAGCCTGAATGTTTGGGCAGCTGTGTCAACTACAGATATTTGAACCAGTTGCTTTTAACTACGGCTGGATTTTTGAAAAGTAAGCAGTTCCAACCAGTATAAACTCATGTCTCCATAAGCTACAGatagtttttttaaatgtcagggAAGTAAGTACAGAAAGGAGAGAATATGTAGATGCGCATTTagaagagcagctctgctatttgttttactttataGGAGTGAATTAGGCATAAGTTGGATACAGAAAGTATTGAGGCAGAAttgtaaatgaaaaacaaacacagtttATGGCAGAATTACAAAGAAGTAAATTGTCTATTATCAAAGGTCTGAAAAAGGATGACATACTGAAGATGGAAGCTACTTTTGGTTGTATTTTCTTAAGATTGACGATACAGAAAGGTAGATGTAAGAGAACATACCTATCTACATATCTTaagaaaaaattagtttttatcTCCTTGTTCTAAAAAGCTGGTTTTTATCTTCCTGACTGAAAAAACAGATCAATGGTTTCCTTCTGTACAGGTAAATTTAAGGTGTTAGAGATTCAACAGTTCAGTTGTTAATTTCATGTTTTGAGCACTGGAATATAAAAATGAAGTGTGAATAGCATTAAAAGGTGCAATAGATAAATGAATGTAGATATAATACTGTGTCCAACAGGGTGAATTATATATAAAGAACCAATTTTGTGATTCACTTTGGAAAACTATGGTGTTTACTACAAGGACACAAGAGCAAGTATTGACTCAGAGTTAACTCAGAGTAATTATGTACTGGTGTGGGCAAGTCTGGGGCCTGACCATAATGTGTATTTCAAGAAGAAGTTgaaagttctttttttaatcttgtatTTAGTAAAGGAGGAAGagcaaaaaagcaaataaagtaATGAGTAATGAGGACAACAGAGTAGAGATTCACTTAAAGGAGGGGCATCTGCCACAATTACAAGTGAACTAGAGTTCTACAGAAGCCTTGAAGTTTCTACTGGTAAATTTTATCTTTATACGCTCAAATACAGTGAAATAATAGAATCATCCCATTCTTGCAAATATCCAAGCTGCTAAGGCCTAAGATGTATTGGAATTTATATACTAGGTATTCCTTCATGAATGTTTACTGGCTTAAGGCTCAGGGAATACTAGAAGTAGCAGTGTTAGCAAGAAGTATGTCTTTAATCAGATCATTATATACTTTTGTATTGGAATTCCTCTTGTAATTTGGCTGTGACTAAGTGATTGTTATCTGGCTAGACAGGAAACAAAACCTTGGTGCTTGAATGGGTCCTTAATACACGTCAGTTTTTGCTGTAAGTTACTCCAGGTGAGTTGGATTCATGttgaaatttttcatgtaatGGCACAcactttttatataaaataatttccctaCTCTACAACTGCAGCTTCCAATTGTAGCAGCTTCTTATTTGAAACAACATACAagaaaaaccaaattatttctccatttaaaaTTGTGGAGGAGACTTCAGAAGATCTTGAGAGCATGATGACACGACTAAGGAATGTCTTGTAACTGCACATGCTGCATTGGCATGGTTTTCAAAAAGCTACTTGTTAAAAGGTAAATCTCATTATATCAGACACTTAGAATTACTAACTGCATCTGAATGTTTGGAAGGATGTTTGCAATAAACCTGTGGAGTCAGTAAAATTTACTGACAAAGAACATTATTATGAAGATTAATTAAGAGCTTTCTGAAATAATAGTTTCTTACTAAGTTAAAGTAACCCTGCTTCTTTAGCCAGCTTGTTCTTTGACTGCAGTTCCTACTGAAAGTACTTTATCCCCTATTTTATCAGTTTACTGGAAAGTAATTAacattgggttttttccttgaACAAGTATAAAATTCACCTTGAAGAAAATACCTGAAGATTCTGAAGCAAGGTAGCATCTGTAGCATCCAGCAaggttttacatttttaaaaaactcacTCAAGAGTCAGCAACAGAAAAGACAACGTGAAAACTTTTATACCAATGCCTTCAACTTCAAACACTGTTCTGGCACTCAACCATATATGCAACCAAGTTTACagttaattaaataaaagaaagcagaaagactTCAGTTAAATTCCTCCTCTCCCTTGGAAATATTAAATgttgagagcaggaaaaggagcaaaaatGGGACACTGTCTGCTGAGATGGACAATGAGACAGGTCACCAGCAAGAGAGATTTCAGCTGGCTTGAAACAGCCATTAACCTTTTAAACATTACAGCATTAGCCTGTGCATCCCTCTTCTTAGATGCACTGGATTTTCCTAGCACTTTCAGGGATTTCATGCAGGATTGGAATTTGTTTCTGAAGCAGGGCACAACCTCTTCAAGGGGGCAAGGAGCTATTCCATACCACCATGCCTTGGATTCTGGTCTTCAGTAAAAAGCCAAGTACATGGATAGAGAAACTAGACAAATCCTTATCAACCAATACTTCATTGCCACACAAAGTAAAATCCTCTGTAATAATTTATTAACCACAGTATTctatcctgaaaaaaaaaaaaaaaaaaacaaaaaaccaatcTGAGCAGTATAATA includes the following:
- the MARCHF1 gene encoding E3 ubiquitin-protein ligase MARCHF1, giving the protein MLGWCQAIARNPHRLPNSTRTPEVSGDASHNSTLNDKSPGRSTSRSSNISKASSPTTGTAPRSQSRLSVCPSTQDICRICHCEGDDESPLITPCRCTGTLRFVHQACLHQWIKSSDTRCCELCKYDFIMETKLKPLRKWEKLQMTTSERRKIVCSVTFHIIAITCVVWSLYVLIDRTAEEIKQGNDNGVLEWPFWTKLVVVAIGFTGGLVFMYVQCKVYVQLWRRLKAYNRVIFVQNCPDTMKKLEEKNSPCTQLLEVKDAVVVPVAQTGTNSQLAAEEATSELMPV